In Pseudomonas alcaliphila JAB1, a single window of DNA contains:
- the rnd gene encoding ribonuclease D translates to MANDIHWILDDASLAEHCAAWQALPFVALDTEFMRVDTFYPIAGLLQVSGGDGAYLIDPLRISDWRPFAALLEAPTVVKVLHSCSEDLEVFLRLTGSLPAPLFDTQLAAGYLNLGFSMGYSRLVQALLDIELPKGETRSDWLQRPLSELQVRYAAEDVSHLVEVYRALMARLAPQKVEWILEDGAELVANLGREVAPEDAWRDAKLAWKLSRQQQAVLRALCAWREREARARNQPRNRILREHSLWPLARTQPDNLVALARIEDMHPKTVRQDGETLLQLIREAAALPPEQWPEALPEPLPIEASALLKKLRAVGQREGERLDIVPELMLRKKTLEALLKSGYPNGPYQLPDSLRGWRRELMGQALLDCLAAEGESA, encoded by the coding sequence GTGGCTAACGACATTCACTGGATTCTCGACGACGCCAGCCTGGCCGAGCATTGCGCTGCCTGGCAGGCGCTGCCCTTCGTCGCGTTGGACACCGAGTTCATGCGCGTCGACACCTTCTATCCCATCGCCGGGTTGCTGCAGGTCAGCGGTGGCGACGGCGCCTACCTGATCGACCCGCTGCGCATCAGCGACTGGCGGCCGTTCGCCGCGCTGCTCGAAGCGCCGACCGTGGTCAAGGTGCTGCATTCATGCAGTGAGGACCTGGAGGTCTTTCTACGCCTGACCGGCAGCCTGCCGGCGCCGCTGTTCGACACGCAATTAGCGGCTGGTTACCTCAATCTCGGTTTCTCCATGGGCTACTCGCGCCTGGTGCAGGCGCTGCTCGATATCGAGCTGCCCAAGGGAGAAACCCGCTCCGATTGGCTGCAGCGGCCACTGTCCGAACTGCAGGTGCGTTACGCCGCCGAGGACGTCTCGCATCTCGTCGAGGTGTATCGCGCCCTGATGGCCCGCCTGGCGCCGCAGAAGGTCGAGTGGATTCTGGAGGACGGTGCCGAGCTGGTCGCCAATCTTGGTCGTGAAGTCGCTCCGGAAGATGCCTGGCGCGATGCCAAGCTGGCCTGGAAACTCTCGCGCCAGCAGCAGGCCGTGCTGCGCGCGCTGTGCGCCTGGCGCGAGCGCGAGGCGCGCGCGCGCAACCAGCCACGCAATCGCATCCTGCGCGAGCATTCGTTGTGGCCGCTGGCCCGTACCCAGCCAGATAACCTGGTGGCGCTGGCGCGCATCGAAGACATGCACCCGAAAACCGTGCGTCAGGACGGAGAGACACTGCTGCAGCTGATTCGCGAGGCTGCGGCGCTGCCGCCCGAGCAGTGGCCCGAAGCCTTGCCCGAGCCGTTGCCAATCGAAGCCTCTGCGCTGTTGAAGAAACTGCGCGCTGTCGGCCAGCGCGAGGGCGAGCGCCTGGATATCGTGCCCGAGCTGATGCTGCGCAAGAAAACCCTGGAAGCCCTGCTGAAAAGCGGCTATCCCAATGGTCCTTATCAATTGCCCGACTCCCTGCGTGGCTGGCGCCGGGAGTTGATGGGCCAGGCGCTGCTTGACTGCCTGGCCGCTGAAGGAGAATCCGCGTGA
- a CDS encoding YcgL domain-containing protein, translated as MKRICSIYKSPRKNEMYLYVLKADALKRVPEGLLAVFGPPAHAFDLVLSPERKLSREDIATVLENLDKQGYHLQMPPPEEEYIQHLPDELLRRNDPV; from the coding sequence GTGAAACGCATCTGTTCCATCTATAAAAGCCCGCGCAAGAACGAGATGTATCTCTACGTGCTCAAGGCCGATGCCCTGAAGCGTGTGCCCGAGGGGCTGCTCGCTGTGTTCGGCCCGCCTGCGCATGCCTTCGATCTGGTGCTCAGCCCGGAGCGGAAGTTGTCTCGGGAAGATATCGCCACCGTGCTGGAGAATCTCGACAAGCAGGGCTATCACCTGCAGATGCCGCCCCCCGAGGAGGAGTACATTCAGCATCTGCCCGACGAACTGCTGCGCCGCAACGATCCGGTGTAA
- a CDS encoding D-2-hydroxyacid dehydrogenase — translation MRLLIAEEDHAFYAERIRSACPELQLVAGAQLEQLRVVARDCDLWLGQPDLLAPLLREGVRPQWVQSTWAGITPLLAEGLPRDYRLTRAVGIFGQVMAEYVLGHLLAHERRLFARLAAQVEQRWDHRLPRSLRGRRVLVVGCGDIGQAVAEFLRPFGVELRGVASQAREQAPFLDVAAMDQLPHLVTWADYVVNLLPDTPATRDLYDARLLAHFRPEAVLINAGRGVAVVDADLVAALERNQLAGAVIDVCREEPLPSGHAFWNAPRLLLTGHSSAPTDPALMSELFIDNLARWQAGEPLRGEVDFARGY, via the coding sequence ATGCGCCTGCTGATCGCCGAAGAGGATCATGCGTTCTACGCCGAGCGTATTCGTAGCGCCTGCCCTGAACTGCAACTGGTCGCCGGCGCACAGCTCGAACAACTGCGTGTGGTCGCCCGCGACTGCGACCTCTGGCTGGGACAGCCCGACCTGCTCGCGCCGTTGCTGCGCGAAGGTGTGCGCCCGCAGTGGGTGCAATCGACCTGGGCCGGTATCACGCCACTGCTGGCGGAGGGATTGCCGCGCGACTACCGCCTGACCCGTGCTGTCGGCATCTTCGGTCAGGTGATGGCCGAATACGTGCTCGGTCATCTGCTGGCCCATGAACGGCGCCTGTTCGCCCGCCTGGCGGCGCAGGTCGAGCAGCGTTGGGATCACCGCCTGCCACGCAGCCTGCGTGGACGCCGCGTGTTGGTGGTCGGTTGCGGTGATATCGGTCAGGCCGTCGCCGAGTTTCTCCGGCCTTTCGGCGTGGAGCTGCGCGGCGTCGCCAGTCAGGCGCGTGAGCAGGCGCCGTTTCTCGACGTGGCGGCGATGGATCAACTGCCTCATCTGGTCACTTGGGCCGATTACGTGGTCAACCTGCTGCCGGACACGCCGGCCACGCGCGATCTGTACGATGCCCGGCTGCTTGCCCATTTCCGCCCAGAAGCGGTGCTGATCAATGCCGGGCGCGGTGTCGCCGTGGTCGATGCCGATCTGGTCGCCGCGCTCGAGCGCAACCAGTTGGCCGGCGCGGTGATCGACGTCTGTCGCGAAGAGCCGCTGCCGTCCGGTCATGCGTTCTGGAATGCACCGCGCCTGCTGCTCACCGGTCACAGCTCGGCGCCCACCGACCCGGCGCTGATGAGTGAGCTGTTCATCGACAACCTGGCGCGCTGGCAAGCGGGAGAGCCGTTACGGGGTGAAGTGGATTTCGCTCGCGGTTATTGA
- a CDS encoding YcgN family cysteine cluster protein: protein MAADLEPFWKRKTLAQLDQGEWESLCDGCGLCCLQKLEDEDDGAVYYTRIACKLLDLQTCRCSDYPNRVKHVPDCIQLTPAQADQFQWLPPTCAYRLVSEGKDLPHWHYLVSGDPDAVHAERISQSGRMLSENSVAEDDWEDHLIFRAG from the coding sequence ATGGCTGCCGACCTCGAACCCTTCTGGAAACGCAAGACCCTCGCCCAGCTCGATCAGGGGGAGTGGGAGTCGCTGTGCGACGGCTGTGGCCTGTGCTGCCTGCAGAAGCTCGAGGATGAGGACGATGGCGCCGTCTACTACACGCGCATCGCCTGCAAATTGCTGGACTTGCAGACGTGCCGCTGCAGCGATTATCCCAACCGGGTCAAACATGTGCCTGACTGCATTCAGCTCACTCCGGCGCAGGCCGATCAGTTCCAGTGGCTGCCGCCGACCTGTGCTTATCGCCTGGTCAGCGAAGGCAAGGACCTGCCACATTGGCACTACTTGGTCAGCGGCGACCCGGACGCTGTACACGCCGAGCGCATTTCCCAATCAGGACGCATGCTCAGTGAGAACAGCGTGGCCGAAGACGACTGGGAAGATCATCTGATTTTCCGCGCGGGTTGA
- a CDS encoding RNA methyltransferase: MANKRYACIGLFNPKSPENVGSIMRAAGCYDVSSVFYTGTRYDRAKDFITDTKKVHQDIPLINIDDLRKILPLGCTPVAVELVDDARALPAYTHPDRALYIFGPEDGSLQQEILDWCGAEVVYIPTQGCMNLAATVNVVLYDRLAKGNNTRSGPLF; the protein is encoded by the coding sequence GTGGCCAACAAACGATACGCCTGCATCGGCCTCTTCAACCCGAAATCACCGGAAAACGTCGGCTCCATCATGCGTGCGGCGGGCTGCTATGACGTCAGCTCGGTGTTCTACACCGGCACCCGCTACGACCGCGCCAAGGATTTCATCACCGACACCAAGAAGGTTCACCAGGATATCCCGCTGATCAACATCGACGATCTGCGCAAGATCCTGCCGCTGGGTTGCACCCCAGTGGCGGTGGAACTGGTCGATGATGCACGCGCCCTGCCCGCCTATACCCATCCCGACCGGGCGCTGTACATCTTCGGCCCGGAGGACGGCTCACTGCAGCAGGAGATTCTCGACTGGTGTGGCGCTGAAGTCGTGTACATCCCTACTCAGGGCTGCATGAACCTGGCCGCGACGGTCAACGTGGTGCTCTACGACCGCCTGGCCAAAGGTAACAATACCCGCTCCGGCCCCTTGTTCTGA
- a CDS encoding YajD family HNH nuclease, with amino-acid sequence MSTNNNRYYLSAQAEEGYRQKALKMYPHVCGRCAREFSGKRLSELTVHHRDHNHHNNPADGSNWELLCLFCHDNEHSRYTDQQYFAEGSTASPQAAKSTYKAFGDLASLLKKD; translated from the coding sequence ATGAGCACCAATAACAACCGCTACTACCTGTCCGCCCAGGCCGAAGAAGGCTACCGGCAGAAAGCGCTGAAAATGTACCCACATGTCTGCGGCCGCTGCGCCCGCGAGTTCTCTGGCAAGCGCCTGAGCGAACTGACCGTGCATCACCGCGATCACAACCACCACAACAACCCGGCCGATGGTTCCAACTGGGAGCTGCTGTGCCTGTTCTGTCACGACAACGAACACTCGCGCTACACCGACCAGCAGTATTTCGCCGAAGGCTCCACCGCCAGCCCTCAGGCTGCCAAATCGACCTACAAGGCCTTTGGCGATCTGGCCAGCCTGTTGAAAAAGGACTAG
- a CDS encoding S9 family peptidase, translated as MSSAPIARQEAGNDPYHWLENRDSNEVLAHLQAENAYLDAVLEPQQALREQLFEEIKGRIRETDLSLPTPWGDYLYYQRTTAGDEYPRHYRCRRPADGSLDVDAASEALLLDPNELAGGGFLSVGAFSISPDQQRLAYSLDSSGDEIYRLFVKELDSGQISELPFDDCDGSMTWAGDSQTLFFTELDDTHRPYKLYRHRLGDAAAQAVFEEADGRFFLHCYRSSSERQLILQLGSKTTSEVWVLDAQQPQGDFSCLAPREEGHEYDVDHGMLDGQWCWLIRSNQSGINFALYRASESQPQRPHWQQIRAHDPQVMLEGATLNQRALTLALREGGLPILEVQPQGQAPYRVQLPDAAYSLYVQDSLEFHSPVIRLRYEALNRPAQVRQLELATGAQQVLKQTPVEGPFDADAYESRRLWATAADGTQIPISLVARREVFAAGKPAPLYLYGYGAYGASLDPWFSHARLSLLERGFVFAIAHIRGGGEMGEAWYRAGKLEHKQNSFDDFIASAERLIAEGLTTTAQLAISGGSAGGLLIGAVLNQRPELFAAAIAEVPFVDVLNTMLNPDLPLTVTEYDEWGDPNQPEVFERIKSYAPYENVRAQAYPPILAVAGYNDSRVQYWEAAKWVAKLRRDKTDANLLLLKTDLGAGHGGMSGRYQGIKDVALEYAFLFRVLGIAQP; from the coding sequence ATGTCCTCTGCCCCCATCGCCCGCCAGGAAGCCGGCAACGACCCTTATCACTGGCTGGAAAACCGCGACAGCAACGAGGTGCTGGCGCACCTGCAGGCAGAAAACGCCTACCTGGATGCCGTGCTGGAACCGCAACAGGCCCTGCGCGAGCAGCTGTTCGAGGAGATCAAGGGGCGCATTCGCGAGACCGATCTGTCGCTGCCGACGCCCTGGGGCGACTACCTCTACTACCAGCGCACCACCGCCGGGGACGAATATCCGCGGCACTATCGTTGCCGTCGCCCTGCCGATGGTTCGCTGGATGTCGACGCGGCCAGTGAAGCCTTGCTACTCGACCCCAACGAACTGGCCGGTGGCGGCTTTCTTTCCGTCGGTGCGTTCAGCATCAGCCCTGACCAGCAGCGCCTGGCCTACAGCCTCGACAGCAGCGGCGACGAGATCTACCGCCTGTTCGTCAAGGAACTGGACAGCGGCCAGATCAGCGAACTGCCCTTCGACGACTGCGACGGCAGCATGACCTGGGCGGGCGACAGCCAGACGCTGTTCTTCACCGAACTGGACGACACCCACCGCCCCTACAAGCTCTACCGTCACCGCCTCGGCGACGCCGCTGCGCAAGCCGTATTCGAGGAAGCAGATGGCCGCTTCTTCCTGCACTGCTACCGCTCCAGCTCCGAGCGCCAGTTGATCCTGCAATTGGGCAGCAAGACCACCAGCGAGGTCTGGGTGCTCGACGCGCAGCAGCCGCAGGGCGATTTCAGCTGCCTGGCACCGCGTGAGGAAGGCCACGAGTACGATGTCGATCACGGCATGCTGGACGGCCAGTGGTGCTGGCTGATCCGCAGCAATCAGAGCGGCATCAACTTCGCGCTCTACCGCGCCAGTGAGTCGCAGCCGCAGCGCCCGCACTGGCAACAGATTCGCGCCCACGACCCGCAGGTGATGCTCGAAGGCGCCACGCTGAACCAGCGCGCGCTCACCCTGGCCCTGCGTGAGGGCGGCCTGCCGATTCTGGAGGTGCAGCCGCAGGGCCAGGCGCCCTATCGCGTGCAACTGCCGGATGCGGCCTACAGCCTCTACGTGCAGGACAGCCTGGAGTTTCACAGCCCGGTGATCCGCCTGCGCTACGAAGCGCTGAACCGCCCCGCGCAAGTGCGCCAACTGGAACTGGCCACGGGCGCTCAGCAGGTCCTCAAGCAGACACCGGTGGAAGGCCCGTTCGATGCCGACGCCTACGAAAGTCGGCGTCTCTGGGCCACCGCGGCCGACGGCACGCAGATACCGATCAGCCTGGTGGCGCGCCGCGAGGTATTCGCCGCAGGGAAGCCTGCACCGCTCTATCTCTATGGTTACGGCGCCTATGGCGCGAGCCTCGACCCCTGGTTCTCACATGCCCGCCTGAGCCTGCTGGAGCGCGGTTTCGTCTTCGCCATCGCGCATATCCGCGGTGGCGGCGAGATGGGTGAAGCCTGGTACCGGGCCGGCAAGCTCGAGCACAAACAGAACAGCTTCGACGATTTCATCGCCAGCGCCGAACGCCTGATCGCCGAGGGTCTGACCACCACCGCACAACTGGCGATCAGCGGTGGCAGCGCCGGTGGCCTGCTGATCGGCGCCGTGCTCAACCAGCGCCCCGAGCTGTTCGCTGCTGCCATTGCCGAAGTGCCTTTCGTCGATGTGCTCAACACCATGCTCAACCCGGACCTGCCGCTGACCGTCACCGAGTACGACGAATGGGGCGACCCGAATCAGCCCGAGGTATTCGAGCGCATCAAGTCGTACGCGCCCTACGAGAACGTACGCGCCCAGGCCTACCCGCCCATCCTCGCCGTCGCAGGCTACAACGACAGCCGCGTGCAGTACTGGGAAGCGGCCAAGTGGGTGGCCAAGCTGCGCCGCGACAAGACCGACGCCAATCTGCTATTGCTCAAGACCGACCTCGGCGCCGGCCATGGCGGCATGAGTGGGCGTTATCAGGGCATCAAGGATGTGGCGCTGGAGTATGCCTTCCTGTTCCGTGTGCTCGGGATAGCACAGCCGTAG
- a CDS encoding MFS transporter produces MMNENDYLLAWAAYGIAALGCLLVWMRLTSWMWRYLREPLRVLMAVLLFSPTIVDPARELFAPALAVTAMDILLKVGNNAWRAVADLALYSLIALAMYLLFVAVRWPIERWWKGRQGEHVTEPDEDPRTLRERMEEDDDLPTRDYGHDRSGRMEPRI; encoded by the coding sequence ATGATGAATGAAAACGACTACCTCCTGGCCTGGGCGGCCTACGGGATTGCCGCTCTGGGTTGCCTGCTGGTGTGGATGCGCCTGACCAGCTGGATGTGGCGCTACCTGCGCGAGCCGCTGCGGGTGCTGATGGCCGTGCTGCTGTTCAGCCCGACCATTGTCGACCCGGCGCGCGAACTGTTCGCGCCCGCCCTCGCGGTTACCGCCATGGATATATTGCTCAAGGTTGGCAACAACGCCTGGCGCGCGGTCGCTGATCTGGCGCTCTATAGCCTGATCGCGCTTGCCATGTATCTATTGTTCGTCGCTGTTCGCTGGCCCATCGAGCGTTGGTGGAAGGGGCGTCAGGGCGAGCATGTAACCGAGCCCGACGAAGACCCGCGCACCCTGCGCGAGCGCATGGAAGAGGACGACGACCTGCCAACTCGTGACTACGG